ctgcGCACCCCAGTGGGACCTCATACTGAGGCGGCCTTCCCATGTGGGGCAGGACAGTGGGGAGAAGACCTCACCAAGGAGTCACTTGGGCCAGCGAGGAAAGTGGAGTGGGCTTTGCCAGCCCCTGGAGGGTCTCTCCCGGATTGCCACACTTGAGTGCTGGGCTAACCTTCAGAGCGCTAAAACCACCCTAAGACCCTAGAACTCCTGACCAGGCTCCAGGCCAGTGGAGGAGGGAGCTATGGAGAACCAGGCTAAttggtgaccttgggcaaggACACAAGCTGGCCAGACCCGCTCACCAGCAGACGAATGGCCACCTGACAGCCTAGCACAGCGTGCTGGTACATGGCAGGAGCATGGTCAGGGGGctggctgctctcctcccagtccagctccctgcaaaggaTGGccggagtgcttgggcccccacacccatgtgaaaacctcatggctcctggctttggattggtccagctccttccattgtagccatttggggagtgaaccagtagatgaacaatctctgtagctctgcaccagaaaaataaaagcaatgaaaacaagCTTTCATTTATACGCTCAAACTGAAGGCAGCTTCGCTGGGAGCCGGTCCAGTGCGTGCGTACATGGATACTCCTCTCACATGCTTGGATACTACACATGCAAGGCGGTGGGGCTAGAGGCAGCCCCAACCCCACCACCCTGCAAGGTCTTGGGCTGCGACAACGGCCTTTGGAACTCCCCCAGGGCTTTCAGAGATAAGCTATTTGACTGGTCACTGCCCCAGATgggctgtggctggcaggggGCTGTGGTAAGATAAGGGTGTGGTGGCTACACCCAGTGGATCCCGGGGCACCTTCCTGCCCTGTGATGACCCTGCCAGCTGCACTGGAAGGCAGGGCTGAGGGCCACAGCTAGGGTTGGCCTAGTGAGGACAGCCTTGGAGAGTGGCCCCAGCTCCGCCCACACCCACATGTGGTCACTCACCGTCTGtgctctgggtccctgccaggtcACAGCCCTGGCGGCAGCAGCAACTGTCTGCTGGATGGATAGAGGCTGCTGCTTGCCCTTAGTGTGGTCTTGTGGAAGCCACACCCTTCCCCTGTGCACCTGCCGAGCTGGACCCCGATTCTGCCCTGGGCGGCCAGGCCAGATCTGCATTCAGGATCCTTGTCATGTCTAGATGGTCAGCTCGCCTGGCCTGGTCTCCCATCTGTGGTCCTTATCACTCCAGCTCTGGGCCTGACTTCAGAGAAAGACCAGGAAAACGCCCAGCGCTGGCCAGTGAGCTGCGGGCTCTGGATGTAGCCACAGGCATGGCACCAAGTCCCCCTGCTCTCAACACCCTTGTTGGGGTGCAGCCTGAGGCTGGATGCGATGCTGAGGGCGACAGTGCTATGGCCTAATGCAGCCTGcctggcttcgggctggcccagctctggccactgtgaccatgtgggagcaaagcagcagatggaagagctctcagacaagtaaaaataaatgcacaatCTCATCCCATCCACATCTGTGCAATcagaatctgtatttttaaaaaagattttatttttattggaagggtaaatttacagagaggagacagaaagatagtccttcttttggttcactcctcaaatggccacattgcccagagctgagccaatctgaagccaggaaactggagcttcttccaggtctcccatgtgggtgcagggtcccaaggctttggaccgtcctctgctgctttcccaggccacaggcagggagctgggtgggaactggggcagctgggacgtgaactggcgcccgtatgcgATGCTGGCGCAGCAAGGTAGATGAGCCTGTAGAGCTACACTAGCCCCCTGCTATACTGTCTAGGCTGCCTTGTACCCAGGCAAGTGTTACGCTGCcagaaaagcagccaggagctggtgggCACTCTGGGCCTGGATAGtgccaactctgtgttaactgCACCAGCGTGCCAGCAcagttgcttattttatttttctaaagacatGCATGGAATCCCGGGCCAGGGCACAGGCCCAGCATAATAGAAAGTGGGGCCACACTGTCCCGGCCCCTATGCACACCACACACCGCTGTTGCAGAGGGGGCTGCGGACTCCCTGAGGAAGGGTCCTGGGGACGTGGAGCCACCAAGGGAATGCTTGATAGATGAGGAGTGATCTCTGGGGATTTCCACAGACCAGGCAACTATTTGCAGGCATATgggggagctgagatggagtggtttagagggggaagctggagggcatgtctgcctcaggccaaggcacctgctcaCATGGGAATCTTGGGCTGGACTAAGTAGCACTGTCTGCCACCTACTGGTGTAtgcaaaagctgaggctggggggcatgcctggctggctAGGCTCCAGCAGCACCCACTGGGATTTGCAAAAGTcagaatgggtatgggacaggacaggctaggtcacagcaccttGCCGGGTCACGTTAGCTAGGTCTGAGGATAGACAGGCTGGGCTGTGGTACCTACTAGTGCAGACAAGCCAGGGGGTGGTGGATGCGGGACGAAGGTACCCACAGACCGAGTCCTGAATAGGTCTGGTGGAGGCATGGCACAGGGCCCAGAGAGTGTGGCCAcggcaggcagcagcacccagcacCGCCTACAAGCACACTGCAATGAGTGAAGCGTATAAGAACGAAGGGGCAATGCTGCCCCACCCCTGTGCGGGGGCTGGGAGCTGATACAAGCCTGGGTGATGACCCACAGTGATCCCCTGTCCCCACTGCCAGGCAGTACAACTGGCGGGGAAGGGGGGGAGGCTGAGGCTGCCACTTGGCAGGTGCAGAGATGACCACAGACCAAGTTGGTCCCCTACCCCGAGGGTGGGAAAGAGGCTGAGAACTCTATGCCCCCACGGCCAGGTCTCAGGACCTGTGTAACAGGGGTTCCTTGGGAACCCGAGAGCTCACCAGCCCTCCCCTCAACAGAAGAGCCTGGGCCCTCAGAGGCCACCTCACGAAGGACATGGAACCGTGTACACCTCGCCTGCCGTGGGGCCGCCGCAGGGGGGCGCTCCCACTGAGCAGCCTGCCACCACGTGAGGCCCCTGGAAGGTGTGCACGGTGACCAGGTAGAAGCTGAAAAAGAATACAGCCCAGCTTGGTGGGCTGAACGCATGGGGGTCCCTGCGAGGggccaacagttggaactgagggCTCAGCGGAAAGTAGGGCCCAGCCTAAAAGCTGGGGTAAAGGAGTCTGCAAGTCCCTGCTCACACCAGGGGATTGCAGCCTCCCTCCCAACCTGGCCAGGGTTATAGGACCCCCTCTTTGGCCCCCAGTGGGACATGCTGAGGGCAAGTGGTGCCCCCTAGAGACGGCAGATGGAAGGACACAGGACGGGGAGGTGGCTCCACAGTGTGGTTGTGAAGTGACCCAGACAATGGAGAGGCCCCAGGATGGGGTGACACAGCGGGCAGTGTAAGGTGGTGAGGGGCCTGGTTGCCAGCCCGCCCCAGGCAGATGACCAGTAGAGGCACCAACACACAGCAGGCTGAGTGGCCCTGGCTCATGCCAGCTCCAGGCTGCTACCTCAGGCTGTcccagtggcagctgcagggggCATATGGTGCCCCTGGGACCACCTGCGATGGCGGAGGACTATGAGCAGAACTGTAACCCAGGTCGTGTCTGACAGCGAGCTCTGGGAGTGGCTGCACCGGGCCAGCTCGGGCACTGGTGGCACACACAGCAAGCCTCAAGGCCATGAGCAGAACCCCTCACCGCAGAGGTCACGTGTGCCAAGACCCAGTGTTGTGCGGAAGACAGGTGCCAGCCCAGGCCCCGGGCTCTCTTCTGAGGCCTGTAAGAGATGCCAGGGCCTTGCCGTGCTGCTAGGGGAACATGGACCACAACCCCAGTTCCCCCTCGGCCTCAGGTCCCACAGCCCCCGTGCCCCCGGAGCCTGGTGCTTCGCGGGGCAATGACCAGGAGATCCCACAGGGTGAGGTCAGGCCTGTCCCACAGCCTGCGCTGGCcaggccacccccccccccccccacagggCCAGGTCCGTGCCTGTCAGAGTCTTGGGTCCCCACAGCCTGTTGACAACCCTGCATCAGACGAACAGTGTCCGACAGGGTCAGCCCCATCCCTGGGCAAAGCCAGGCGAGCAGCCACAAGCGGCCCACGTGTGGGGTGCTGTGGAGATGCCTTCCAACTTGCCTGCCTTCAGGGGCTCAGTCTCCCCGTGGCCTCCCAGGGGGCTGCCCAGTGCCGCCCAGCCCCGTGCGCCCCAGCCAACCCCGACCCGAAGGCGCCTGGGAGCGAGCaggacagcacagcacagcagctctGTAAGCGTGTTTGAGCCGGAGCGGGCGGCAGGGTTGGCCTGGAGGTCAGCGCAGGGTGCCTCCAGGTCAGGTGACCACGTCCGTCATGGTGACACGTGGGGAATGGCCACGATGAGCTGCAGGCCGGTGGAAGTGGCCAGCCCCGCCCCGACCTGACTGGAGCTGCTGACCTTGGCCGCCACCTCCTGCCCGCAGCTCGGGGCCCTGGGCGCTCAGTCTGCGTGGACCCAGCAGCCTGGCCTCACTTCCCGCCTGCCAGTGTCCGCTGcttcctcctgggctcctggacaGCTGCCCCCTTAGCTGGGGTGCCAGATGGCGGCTGAGGCCGTGGCTTCCTCTTGCGGGCGCTGCTGTCTCTTTGCCGCCGGCTGGTGGGCCGCTCTCCGCTGCGTGCCAAGGGACCGgcccccctgcccctcctcctgctcctcttcctccgtTCACTCTCCCCTGTGGGAACAGCGAGGCCGGGGTGACATGCCGAGTGTGTGCATGGCTCCGCCCTGCCCATACCACCTCTGCACAGGCTCAGGGCAtccagcaggcacagcaggtgccccAAGTCTGGCCTTCGGTCTGGGCCTCTGAAAGGCCAGTGCTGGGGCGTGGCCAGGAGCAGCACAGGGCAGGCACCACTGCCCACAGGTGCGGGGAGAGGCCAGAGACAGCTCGCCTGAAGCTCCTCACAGCATGGGCCCCGCACACAGCCCAGCCACTCCCAGTACGGTGCCCCCGCAACCCAGCACGCAACCCAGCCCCTTCCAAATAGGGCGTGGGCAAGGGCATTAGTGCCCATCACCCCCACACCCCGAGGACCGGGGAAGCAGCACAGGGAGCCCAGCCCAGGGGACGGTGCCTGGCGGGGAAGCTGTCCTCCAGGCACGGTGCACGGCGAGCCCCTCAGCTCACCCTCCTGTGGCAGTGCTGAGGACTGAGGCGGGGGCCGTTTCTGCTTCTTCCTCATCTTTTTCCTCATCATCTTCTTTATCTTCCTCTCTCGCTTGCTCTCCAGCAGCTTCCTGCAGGCCTCCTCTGGAATGTCATCCTCCGGGAAGACACCTAAGGGGGCACACGGTCACGAGGAGCCCCCCCAGCTCCCCCTGCACACCTGCAGCTGGCACTGTCTGCTCAGTACCACCCAAGGCCAGCATCTGGACAGATCCCATCCGCTGGCATCACAGCCCCACCTGGCATGCACAGAGTTCAGTGCAAGCAAGGTGCAGCTCAGATGTGGGGATGACCCAGAGCATGGGCCGACAGGACAGGACAATGCTGGTGCTGGCTCAGAGGTGGCCACCCCACGTGAGCTGCTGAGGGGCACCCCAGGGAGGTGGTGCCAGGAGGGATGCTCCCAGGAAGGCCTAATGATTGGTGCCGCAGGCAGAGGCGCCCCCACACAGCATGCTGGTGGAGCCACTGTCCTGGGCCCTGACGGAATCGGAGCTGGGCTGCAGGACCCTCAGCCCTACTCCCTCTCACAGACCACTGGGCTGCAGGACCCTCAGCCCTACTCCCTCTCACAGACCACTGGGCTGCGGGGCCCTCAGCCCTACTCCCTCTCACAGACCACTGGGCTGCGGGGCCCTCAGCCCTACTCCCTCTCACAGACCACTGGGCTGCGGGGCCCTCAGCCCTACTCCCTCTCACAGACCACTGGGCTGCGGGGCCCTCAGCCCTACTCCCTCTCACAGACCACTGGGCTGCGGGGCCCTCAGGACTAGTCCACTCCCACGGGGATGCAAGCCCCCCAATCGGGCTCACTCTCTGAGCCAGGCCTGCTCCTCACCTCCGGCCAGGTCCTGCAACCTGCAAGAGCCAGACACACTGCGCTGTTAGTGCTGTGCCCAGCACCCTGGACCCctcccagtgagtgctggagacccccagTGGCTGAGGGGCGCTGGGGACACTTACTTCCGGATCACTTTGTAGAGACGCTTCCTGTTCAGAGAAGGGGTGCTGGGTTGGCTGGCCACCTCAAACAGCCTGTTCGCCACGGCCTCATAGTCAAACTGCCAAGAGACACGCCGCAGAGGATGAGTTGgcggctggcccctgctcccgccACCACTCCCGCCGGGCCCAGTGACAGAGGACACCGTAACAACCGCCCGCCAGCAAGCGCCATCCAGTCAGCTCCACAGGAAACACCAGAGCTGCAAAATCACAGCCACAGACAGCCGCGGCAGGGGGTCTGAGCGGGACGACACGGCGAGGCCCACGCCCTGTCCCTGtggtcagcatgccacaggcATCTGTGGCTGAGCTGGGATTCTAATGCCGGCCGCTCAGCAGCCAGTGGGCTGCGGGCCTGGAACAGATGGAGAGGGGAAGTTGGGCTCATCTCAGGAGAAGGGACTGCCATGGCGCAAACCCAGGCCTGGAGCCCAAGTCTGCAGCAGCTCCATACgctggcagggcccaggaccCCAAAGCCAACCCTGGGAAGGCCAGCCTCCGCCCTCAGCAGCCCCGGCCACCTACCTGGAGCACAGGGCCTTCACCATCCCCGCTGTCTCCTGGAACAAATAGATGCTGTGAGCCGGAGAGCTGTCCCGGGTCCTGGCTGGCCCCACGCCATCACTCAGAACCAAGCCTGCCCACGGCATTGAGGCGCAGGGAGCCATAGGACGGGCACAGGCATTTCGGATGGCAAAGGTGGTATCCAAGGGCCAGAGTGAAGAGCAGCCATGTCCCACCACAGGTTGCGGGCTCAACACACGACTGGCCATGCCACgatgaccacagcacccacaaagcaaggctctggaCAAAGGGTCGCCGAATGTGGGAGGGACAGGAGGTGACCAGCGGTGATAGCAGAGCCTAGAGCACAGTGAGAGGCCCACAAGATGGCCAGAGGCACTGTGGGGTCTGCTGACCAACAGGCCGATGGGCATACCAGCACAGAGGCACGCACCCTGGCAGCTAAGCAGCCCCACCCCACAGCAGCATGTGGCTTAAATGCCAGTCCCAGTCCAGCCCGCCCAGCCCTAACTTAGCACTAACCCAACCCAaaccaacccagcccagcccagcccggcccagccctaacccagcccagcctagcccaccccagcCCTAACCCAACCCAGTCTAGCCCCCGCCCCAGCTTCCCACACACTCatgtcccaggaggcagcaggacagCTCACACAACAGGGTCAAGCCCTACTGTgggaggcccagctccagcccagcccagcctggcacatcCCTGGCCACCTGGGCACTGAAAGTATACTCTGTCTCTTACATTAAAACCAAAGACTACAAGAAGGCTGAACCAGGCACCGTTGCCAGTTGGGCACACAGGCCACCCTGTGCCCACCAGCAGGACGCCTGGGCTCCGGCTGTTGACCCACCTCCTGGGACTCAGTCAGGGCTCAGCCCTACAGCCAGCGATGAGCCTCTTGGGCTCCACGAGCGTGGGGCCCTTGGGGCAGGAGCGAGGAACAAGTGTGCAGGCCATGACGGGTGAGGGCGGAGGCCACACCCTGAGCATGGGGGCAGAACCTCTGGGGGCTGGTGGACAGAGCCCGCACCCCTCCAGAGGCAGCACATACTGGGGACCAGTGCGCCGGGCAGTGGCAGGCCTAAGGACTGCCCTTGACACGGGTGCCTCATGCTGTCACAGGTCTGGCCGCCACGCAAGGAAATGGACTCTGGGCTGAGGCAGAAAGGAGGGAGCCGCAGGAGGTGGGCTCCTCACCTGTGGGCGGCCCCCCAGACGGCAGCTCTGGCTCGCTCAATGCCTCGTCCCCATCTGacgcatcctcctcctcctcctcctcctcctcctcctcctgcgtgTCCAGGTCATTCACGAGGTCTTCGATGGCAAGAGGCGCCTGCTCCACAATCGTCTCAAAGACGCCTCGGGCGATATTGTGCAGCACCAGGGAACTGCAGGGTGGCAGGGTCAGAGGAAGCCACGCCCCCACCAGATGGTCCACACCGCCCACCCGGGGCCATGTCAGGGCCATGCAGCCCCCACACCTACTCCTTGGTGGAGGCGGCGATTCCACAGAAGGGTTCGACAAACAGGAGCGTCTGTGCCGCCGTGAGCTAAGAgagacagcagaggctggctcagccccagcaggtGCACCGTGGCCAGGTGAGCCCCAGCATGCACACCACAGCCACCCCGCCTCACCTCCTTGGCGCCCACTTTGGTCAGCTCCTCCAGGAAGATCTCAACGAAGTGGTTCTTCACGCCGTTGGGGGCCTGACTGTCGGGGTGCAGGATCTCAGTGGTCAGCAGGTCAAGCAACTGCTTGATGTGTCTGCAGAGGGAGCAGTGAGCCCGTCAGCGGCACGCCCACCACTCGGTGATTGCGAACTTGCCCCATGTCACTGGCCACGGCAACCATGTCCCCTCCCCCTAGTGACCGACTCTCAGCAGCGCCAGGCCTGCCAACCCTGCAGGTCCACACCATCCAGCACAGAATGGCAGACTCGTGCCAGGCAGGGagatgccaccaccaccaccacctcctggcCCATCATCCCTCTGCTGTCCCGGGATTGTCCAGAAAGCCACAGCAGAGGGGACAGAGTCCAGGCAGGGGCTGGCCCCTTGACCAGGAGTGAAGCCCGCTGGAGCTGGAAcagggaccctgcgcctgtgggTACACTCTAACCTAACACCCCATGCCCAGCACGATCCACACGGTACAGGTTCCAGGGAGGAATAGGTCGCTCTGTGCAGCTCGGAGGACACGATGGGGAAAAAGGCACAAGGAGGGACCTCGGCCCCGCTGCTGCACCGAACCCGAGGGCCGTGGGGCCGCCGGCCATGGCAGCTGCCTGAGCCACGGGCTCCTGAGGACGCGGCAGCTTCTGGATTCCAGGCTAGACGCCAGCTGCAGAGACACTAACACAGCCCAAGCCCCCAGTCCCTCCCACACACAGGATCCTGAACCCCACTGACACCCGAGCCTGGAGGACCCAGGATGGAAGACCCAGGTGACTGCAGGCCCGgacaggccaggggccaggactgaAGGCGGACGTGGTGCAGGGTCTGCAGAACCTGCCGCCGCACACGCACAGCGTGCCCTGTGCATGGCACCAGCTGGGTTCCCAGTTCTGAGCCAAGAGCATGGGACAGCAGCCCACACCTGTCTGTGACAGGGTCAGCTCAAAGCTCAGGGGCCACGCCACACCCAGGCCACTCCACCCTAAGCAGGCTGCTCAGGCGAGGGAGCTGGGGGCCCCCGTGGGACCCCTGCAGAACTCGCTGCCTCACAGCCAGGACTGACCCCAAGGCTGAGAGCAAACAGCGCAGCTCCCCGAAGACACCACATGCAGACGCGGTAAGGATGCTGCCACATCTCCTGGAAGGGCATCTCTGTAAGCAGGGCAGGCGCTGGGCAAGGTGGGTGAGCGGCCCCTCACTGGGGCACG
This sequence is a window from Ochotona princeps isolate mOchPri1 chromosome 3, mOchPri1.hap1, whole genome shotgun sequence. Protein-coding genes within it:
- the RRP1 gene encoding ribosomal RNA processing protein 1 homolog A, whose protein sequence is MVSRVQLPPEIQLAQRLAGNEQVTRDRAVRKLRKYIMARSQAAAGGFTHDELLKVWKGLFYCMWMQDKPLCQEELGRTIAQLVHAFQTPEAQHLFLQTFWQTMSREWTGIDRLRLDKFYMLMRMVLNESLEAVRAQGWHERHIKQLLDLLTTEILHPDSQAPNGVKNHFVEIFLEELTKVGAKELTAAQTLLFVEPFCGIAASTKDSLVLHNIARGVFETIVEQAPLAIEDLVNDLDTQEEEEEEEEEEDASDGDEALSEPELPSGGPPTGEEPTSCGDSGDGEGPVLQFDYEAVANRLFEVASQPSTPSLNRKRLYKVIRKLQDLAGGVFPEDDIPEEACRKLLESKRERKIKKMMRKKMRKKQKRPPPQSSALPQEGESERRKRSRRRGRGAGPLARSGERPTSRRQRDSSARKRKPRPQPPSGTPAKGAAVQEPRRKQRTLAGGK